One Sandaracinaceae bacterium genomic window, CCTCGAGCTCGGCCTGCGTCATGCGCGCGGTCTCGTTCCGCTCGCAGATCATCGCGTAGATCCCGGATCCGTCGGGCGGCGTGTCGTACTCCCGGTACGCCGCGTAGCGCTCGCTCAGCGAGACCGCGGTGATGGCCTGGCCCCAGCGCTGGTTCCGGGTCATCGAGGTGATCGCCTGGTGCGCCCCGATGGCGGCGCGCGCCGCGTCGGTGATGACCTGCAGGGCCTCGCCAAGCGTGCGGGCGGAGGTCATCGCGACGGCGGCCTCGGCGAGCGCGCGCTGGCTGCGCGAGCGCTGCTCTTCGAGCCGCCGCTGCGTGCGCAGGTCGAGCACGTAGCAGAGGATGTTGCGGCTGCCGTCGCCGAGGTGCGCCCCGCCCAGCAGGATGGGGACGCGCGTTCCGTCCTTCGCGATGTACTCCTTCTCGAACGGCGCGAACCGCCCGCTCTGCTCGAGCTCCGAGAGGGCGGCGTCGTCGAGCCTCACGTATTCGTCCGGGGTGAGGGCTCGCCAGCGGATCACGCCCGCCTCCAGCTCCTCGCGCGAGTAGCCCACGAGGTGCAGGAACGCGTCGTTCGCGTCGGTGATGTTGCCCGCGTGGTCCCCGAGGATGAGCGGCGCCATCTGGGTCTCGAAGAGCCCGCGGAAGCGCTGCTCGGCGTCACGCGCCTCGTTGGTGAGGAACGCGTTGTCGAGCGCGAGGGCGGCGCGGCGCGTCAGCTCGCGGGCCATCTCGACGTCGGCGCCTGAGAAGCGTCGTTCGGATTCGCTCGCGAACGTGCAGAGCGCCACGACGCGGTCCGCTTCCACCAGCGGCGTGATGATCACCGAGCCGAGGGAGAGCGCGCGGAGCGCGCGGAGGTGGTCCTCGTCCTCCGCCGCGTGGCTCAACATCGCGTCGGGGATCTCCTGGGCGAAGTAGGCTTCGCGCGTCTCGATGACGCTTCGCGCCTTCGGGCTGCGCTCGAGGCTGGGCGGCCAGCGTCGAGCCATCTCGTGCGCGTTGGCCTCCGCGGCGGGGTCGACGTGCCTGATCACGACGCGCTCGAGCGCTCCGTCTCGCACGCGATCGACCGCGCACCAGTCGGCGACCTCGGGCACGGCCAGCTCCGCGATGCGCGGCAGCACGGCCTCGAGGGCCGAGGTCTCGGCGAAGACGTCGGAGACGCGCGCGAGGAAGCGCTCCCGGCGCGCGGCCTCGCGAACCAGGTGCGCGTCGGTGACGTCTCGGAGGAGCGCGCACGTGCCCTCCTCGAGCCGCACGAATCGCACCTCGAGCACGCGCTCTTCGCGGCGGAGCTGCGCCTCGCCGTCCTCCCCGGGCTCCCACGCGCCCCGCAGGAGATCGTTGATGGACGCGCCCAGGATCGTCTCCTCCGGCGGGGTCACGTCCTCCGCGAAGAGCAGCCGCCGCGCCGCGGGGTTGGCGCCCACGACGCGACCCTGGGCGTCGGCCCACACGACCCCCTCACGCAAGGCGTCGAACGCCGCGGCCAGGACGCTCGACCTGGACGCGGGAGGCTGCGGGGGGGATGGCGGGGTTCGTTCGGGCAAGACGCCGAGGCGAATCTAGAGAGTTGAGCCGCTTACCGGACCGAGCATGCCGTTTCCCGCGTTTTCTGGGCAAGGCGCGACGAGGGAGCGTGCTCTCAGCACGTGACCTCTCACACGTGACCGAGGAAGCAACGCAGCCCAGGGATCGCGGGGGACGGCAGGCGACGGGAGGTGACTGGATCCTCTCTCTAGCCCCGTGACCGCCGGGACAAGGCTCAGTAGCCGCTCGGGAGGTTGCCCAGAGCCTCCGCCAGATCGGGCGGCAGGTTGCCGAGCCCGAGGCGTGGCGGGTCGCCTCGCATGTCGCGCTCCGACGCGACCTGCGCCTGTCGGTACGCGTTGGAGTCGGGGCGGAAGAAGGCGAGCGAGAGCTGGTTGCCCAGGTTGCTGAACGCGCGGTTGCCCATGACCGAGTAGACGAGCCCGTCCTGGTAGGCGCTGTCGCCGTTGGCGTCGAAGCCGAGGCGATCGTAGCTCGTGACCGTGAAGTGCTCGGGCGGCTCGACGCTCGTGTCGAGGCCCCACGTCTCGCCCGAGTCGGGGATGCGCATCTGGATGTGGAAGTCGACGTGGATGCCGACGAACCCGCGCGTGGAGCTGTCGCTCGTGTAGACCGAGCCGCTCGGGCGGATCGTGTAGCTCACGTCGAACGCGGGCTGGGTCAGCGCCTCCGCCTGCTGCGCGGGCCCGATGCGCCCCGCGTGCTCGAGCTGCATCACGTCGCTCGGGAAGATGGGCGCGAAGCCCTGCTGCAGCGTCGTGGTGATCCCGTTCTCGCGGCGCTCGCTCCGCTCGGGCGTGAAGTGCGGCGCGACCGGGGCGATGCCCCCCGTGACGCCCTCGACCTCACCGAGCAGGTCGTTGTTCTGATCGATGAGGGCGAGCGACTCGGCGCTCGGCGCGAAGAAGCGGACGCGCACCGGCGGGGAGTCGTGGGCCTCGAGCCAGTCCAGCAGCTGCCCCATGAACGCCGGCATGCGGGGGTCCCCCGTCGCCGCCTGCGCGAGGAAGTCGCGCCGGACCTGGGCGAAGCGCTCGTGGATCGCCGCCCGCGCTTCATCGATGCGCGCGCTGTTGGGATGCTCCCGCACGAAGTCACGGAGCGCGGAGACGGTGCCCTCGCGCTGGGCCTCGGCGAACGCGGCCTCGGGCAAGAGCTGGTCCTCCACCTCCTGCACGTGTCGGCCTCCGGCGCGGAGGTAGTGGTTGAAGGCCCAGGTGGTGTTCAGGTCGCGGGCCCGCGCGAAGGCGGCCTCGTCGGACGCCAGGTTTCGCCCGAACCAGAGCGGGGCCGCGAGCACCGCGGTCGCCAGGCCCAGGAGCGCGGCGCGCTGGAGGACCGGGCTGATGGGGGTCGCGAGCGCCTGTCCCTGCGCCAGCGACGCGGCCTGCTTGGCCGCCGCGGGGTCGTTCCAGACGGGCGAGATCCGCGACTCGAAGAAGAGGTCCATCGCGCCGAGCATCTCGAGGTCCTGATGCTGGACGGCCTCGGAGATGCGCTGCTGCGAGAAGTGCATCTCGTCCATGATCTGCTCGGCGAGCTCCTTGCCGCGCACCGAGAAGAACTCCTTGCCCCACCCCTCGAACTCGAAGTTGAGGTCGGTCGCCTGATAGATGCCGTTGACGTGCCGGTGCACGCCGTCGAGCTTCTTCAGCCGGCCCATCGGCACGATGGTGATCGTGTCGGAGTCGGCGATGACCAGGTCGGTCGGGAAGACGTAGCGCCCGCGCCGGAAGGGCATCGCCTTGGCCAGGGCCGCGGTCCGCAGCGCGCGCACGACACCCCACGTCGCGAGGAACAGGCCGCACGCGTACCCCGGGATGAAGGCCCAGGACTGCGCGTGATCGGCGGGGCTGCCGAACTCGATGATGGCGAGGCCGAGCACGCCCGCGATGCCGACGCACGCGAGGAACACCCAGCCGAAGACGGCGCCGCCGGTGGAGCTCGGCTGGGAGAGGATCGGCCGCGGGCTCGATCGCCCCTCGATGGCGTCGACGAGGCGCTGTCGGGTGTTGGCGTCGAGCCCGTTGAAGGGGATCTCGCGGTAGGGCGGGCTGTCGGGTTGGGTCATCGTCGCTCCGGCGTCGAGCCGGGGGCTTCCGATTCCCGGCGGGTCCACGTCTCGCTGCATCCTCCGCGGCAGGGTCCCGGATCTTCCCTGGCGTGCGCGAGTCCTCGGGTGGAGACTCGGGCCATGGCGGTCCCCACCCTCGGCGGCGCGCAGCTCTGGGCCGACCGGCGCTGGAGGGCGGGCTGGCGCGTCCAGCAGAACGTGCTGACGGGGCATCATCGCCTGCTCGACCCGAGCGACCGACGCCACGCGTTCGGGAGCCTCGAGGAGTGCGCGTCGCGGCTGTCGGCGCTGCCGGCCGGGCCCGCGCGGCTCGTGGTGCTCCTTCACGGGCTCGGCCGCACCCGCCGCTCGCTCCGCGGCATGGCCGACGCCCTCGAGGCGGCGGGGCACGCGGTGGCGCTCCTCGACTACCCGAGCACGCGGCGGCCCATCGAGGACCACGTCGCGCAGGTCGTCGATCTGGTCTCGCACCTCGAGGGGGTGTCCGAGCTGAGCTTCGTGACCCACTCGCTCGGCGGCGTCGTCGCGCGCGGCGTGCTCGCGCAGCTGCCCCCGCGCGTGGCGGCCCGGCGCCTGGTCATGCTCGCGCCGCCGAGCACCGGCGCCTCGCTCGCGCGCATCCTGCACGGGCAGCTCGGGCTCCTCTTCGGCGCCGTCATGGGCCCCGCCGGCGCGCAGCTCGCGAAGGGGCCGCCGGTCCCCGCGCCCGGCGTGCCGTTCCTGGTCGTCGCGGGCGGCACGGGAGCCGGCGGACACAACCCGCTCCTCGAGGGCGACGACGACGGGATCGTGACGGTGGAGGAGACCAAGCTCGCGGGCATGGCCGAGCACGTGGTCGTCGACGCGATCCACACGTTCGTGATGGACCACCCCGAGGCGCGCGCGGCGGCCCTGCGCTTCCTCTCAGCGTGATCGGCGCAGCCGCGCGACGGGCCAGAGCAGGGCGAAGAGCGCGAGCAAGCCAGGGCGGCTTCCCCCCGCGGTGCGGCAGCCGCAGCCTCCCTCGGCGCCTCCTGGCAGGCCCGCGTCGGGCGGCGCGCCGCCGTCGGGCTCGCGGCCTCCGTCCACCCGGGTGCGTCCCGCGTCGCGTGGCAGGCCCGCGTCGAGCGCGACGCACGCGCCGTCGAGGCAGCGCTCGCCGGCGGGGCAGCCGCTGACGTCGCAGCCCGGCGCGGGGTAGAGGAAGCAGATTCCGTCGACGTCGTCGGGCTCGAGCGTGCGCTGGTTCTCGCCCGTGTAGCGCGGCCACATCGTCTCGGGCTCCGCGCCGTCGGCGCAGGCCGGCGCGCCGTCGGAGGCGCTGGGATCGCAGCTGTGGAGCAGGCCGAAGAAGTGCCCGGCCTCGTGCACCACCAGCCCCTGCACGTCGACGGGGTCGGCGTCCGACGTGCCGCCGTCGATCACCCAGCGGAAGTCGTCCGCGTTCAGCTCCATGTCGGACTCGTCGAAGGTCCATCGGTCCGAGACGCGCAGGAACTGGCTGGTGGTGACGCCGATGGTGAACTGCGAGAAGCCGCGCGCGCCCCAGCTGCCGTCCTCGACCCACTCGACCACGTTCCGGTCGTCTCCGTAGATCGCCGCCGCGCCCCCGAAGCCGCCGCCGTCCACGCGGAGCGCGCTGCACGCGGGGAGCGTCCAGGTCTCGAAGGCCGCGCGCGTGGCCCGCTCGACGTCCGCGACCGCGAGCCCGGGCGGGCCGCGGAAGATCGAGTAGCGCACCGGGAGGGGCTCGAAGGCGACCCGGCCCGTGATGCCGTTGCGCTGGTTGAAGAGCGAGTCCTGCGACGTCCGGTAGGCGTGCGCGGTGGACGCGGACCAGGCGCTCAAGGTCAGAATCGCAGCCAGCAGCTCACGCATCGCGCGCCATGATGTGCGCGTGGGCCAGGGCGCGCACGCCAAAAGCGTCAGCGGCCCGCGCGCACGCGCAGGGGCCCGCGCGTCCACCGCGCCCAGCCGTAGATCGCGAGCGTGCCGACGACGATCGCGACCAGCCCCGTCACTCCGGCCTCCGGTCCGAAGTCGCCCCCGGTGAGCCAGACGGGGCCGTGCACCTCGCGCACCAGCGCCGCGCACCAGTCGAAGTCGTTGCCGCTGACCGGCATGCCGAAGACCGCCTGGATCCAGTTCCACGACAGGTGCAGCCCGAGCGGCAGCGCCAGCTCTCCCGTCACGAGGTAGCCGGTGGCGAGGAAGACGCCCGCGAGCGCGATGTTGCTCGTGCTTACCGCCGTCGCGTCGGGGTTGCCCATGTGCGCGGCGCCGAAGACCACGCTCGAGACGACCGTCGCCAGCGCCCACGCCGTGGGGCGCGACCAGAGGCGCGACGTGAAGCCCTCCGCCGCGTTGGTGAGCAGGGCGCCCCGAAAGAGGAGCTCCTCGTTGAACGAGACGCCGGCGAAGAGGACCAGCGCGACGGGGGTGAGCGCGGCCCGGGGCATGCCCTCCCACGAGGGGTCGGCCACGCGCACGCTCGAGAGGCCGAAGCCCACCTCGACCGCCAGGATCGCGCCGATCAGCGCGCCGCCGAGCGCGAAGCCGAAGCCGAAGTCGTGCGCGTAGCTGCGCTTGCGAACATGCAAGCCCATGTCGGCGAGCGGGCGCCGGTCGAGGAAGCGCGCGCCGATCGCCACCGCGGCGAGCACGGCCCCGGCCTGCCAGGATGCGAAGAGCGCGAAGCCGGCGGGCGCGGCCGCGGGGTCGAGGATGGGCCGCAAGAAGTAATGCGCGATCCCGCCGGGCAGGACGAACAGCACGGTCAGGAGAAGGACGGCGAGCAAGCGCAGGGCGGCGCGCAGCCGACGCTCCTCGGGGTTCCAGAACAGCATGAGCAGCGCGCGCACCCCGCGAGTCTCGCGCGTCTCGGGGCGCGCAGCCAGCCGCTACCAGCCGGACGTGCCGGGAGGGCCCTTGAACGGGCCGACGACCTTGCTCGTGATCCAGCCGCCGTAGAAGTCGCTCGCCTGCGCCTTCGCCTGCTCGTCGCCCACCCACGCCTCGTCCACCTGGCTCGCGTAGAAGCAGAGGTGGTCCGCGATCGCCTCGAAGCCGCTCGAGGGAGAGGCGTACGACCAGGCCACGATGCGCTCGGGATCGTCGGTCAGCGCCCAGTACTGCGCGGTCCCCTTGAACTCGCAGAAGCTCGTCTTGCCCGCCACGCACATGAGCCTCTGCATCGCCACGTCGCTCGCCGGGATGTAGTAGGTGGGCGGGTGGCTCGTCTCGAGCACGCGGAGCGCGCGGCGGCTCTCGGCGAGCACGCCGCCGCCGTGCACGACCTTCACGGTCTCCGCCACGGGCTCCACGCGCGGGGGGCGTGGGTAGTCCCACACCGACTCTCGTCCGGGGCCCGGCTCGATGCGTTCCATGCCCCCCACATGGGACCGGGAGCGGCGAGCGACAATCTCGATCTCCGGAGGGACACGCGCCCCCGCCATCTCACGCGTCAGAACGTGGTCGGCCCGGTGGCGAGCTTGTTCAGCTCGTCCTGCACGATCATCATCGCGAACAGGCCCGTGAAGCCGTTGAGCACCGCGAGCGCGTGCAGGATCAGCACGAACGCCGCGCGATCCTCGTGCCGCTGTCCGCGCGCCTCGAACACCTGGTGGACGACCTGGACGTTTCGGTACTGGACGTAGATGCCCCAGAAGCCGCAGCAGAGCAGGGTGATGATCAGGTCCAGGACCGGGTTCAGGTCCTCGCGGCCCGTCACCCGCTTGAGCTCGTCCGTCGTCACGAACTGCCAGTAGAAGTAGTAGATCCCGCAGGTGACCAGGGTCAGGACCGGCGGCACCCAGCTGTCTCGGCGCGTCATGGAGCGCAGCATGACGGGCCGGCCCCGGGGACGGCAAGCGCCGCGTAAGGCTGTCCCTGGCTTGCACAGAGCCTCCGCCTCCTCAATCTTTACGCGGCTCGGATTACCCCGAACGGAGGCCCTACGTGCCGCTTCGATTCTCGCTCGCCCTCGCCCTCGTCCTCGCGCTCGCTGGCTGTGACGGCAGCACCGACGGTCCCCTCCGCCCGGACTCGGGCATGATGAGCCTGCCCGACTCGGGCGGCGACGTCTCCGAGACCACCTACCACGGTGACCTGCGCCCCATCCTCGCCGCGAACTGCATGACCTGCCACGAGGAGGGCGGCGTCGCGCCCTTCGCGCTCGAGACCTACGAGCAGGCGGTCGAGGTCGCCGAGCGCATGGAGGAGGTGACCCGCGACCGGATCATGCCGCCGTTCCTCGCCGACAACTCCGGCGAGTGCAACACGTGGTCGAACCACCGCGGCCTCACCGACGACGAGATCGCCGTCTTCGAGCAGTGGGTGCTCGACGGCAAGCTCGAGGGTGACCCCACCACGCCGGACCCCGAGCGGGCGGTGCTGCCCGAGCTCCCCTCGGTCGACCTGACGCTCGAGATGCCGACCTACGCCATCGACGCGAGCGAAGACGACGACTACCGCTGCTTCGTCGTCGAGACCGGCCTGACCGAAGATCAGTACGTCACCGGCTACGACGTGCACCCCGGCAACGTGCAGCGCGTGCACCACGTCATCGTCTACAACCCGACCGGCGCGGACGCGATGCGCGCGGCGGAGGAGCTCGACGCGCGTGACGGCGTGGTGGGAGACGGCTACCCGTGCTTCGGCGGCCCCCGCGTCGAGGCGCCGCCGATGGTGCTCTGGGCCCCGGGCGCGGGCGCGACCGCCTACCCGCGCGGGACCGGCGTGCTGGTCGAGGCCGGCATCAAGCAGATCATCCAGGTGCACTACAACAACCTCGTCGAGGAAGCGCCGACCGAGGACCGCACCACGATCGATCTGACGCTGCGCGCGAGCGCGAACCGCGCCTACATCGCGCCGCTCTTCGACTTCGACCTCAACCTCCCGCCCCGCATGGAGGAGGTGGTCGAGAGCAACACGATCAACTTCAGCTCCATCGGGTTGCCGGTGAACGTGCGCGTGTGGGGCGCCTTCCCGCACATGCACACGCTGGGGCGCTCGCTCTCGGTCCAGATCCACCGCGGGGACGGCGCCGATCAGTGCCTGATCGAGGTGCCGCGCTGGGACTTCAACTGGCAGCTCGCCTACTGGCTCGACGAGCCCATCGAGGTCAGCCCCTCCGACTCCGCCACCATCACCTGCACCTACAACACGATGGAGCGGGACGAGACGGTGAACTGGGGTGACGGCACGCAGGACGAGATGTGCCTGAACTTCGTCTACGTGACGCTCTGATCCGCTCGGCGCCCGGAAAGCCTGGCTGAGGCCTCCGGGGTGCTATAACCGGGCCGTGAAGAAGGTCTGGGCGACGCTCCAAACGTTCGGCGTGCTGGTCGGCCTGTGGGTGATCCTGGCCGTGGTCGGGATCCTCACCGGCGCGGTGCCGATCGAAGGGCTGCGCCCGCAGGTCTCGCTCGGCGACGAGCCCGAGGAGCAGGCCGACGCCGACGCGGGCGTCGACTCGATCGCGGAGGCGGAGGCCGACGCGGGGACCGAGGTGGCGGCGCAGGTCGTGGACTCGGGGATCGAGGAGGCGCCCACCCTGGCCCAGCCGGTCGACGGGCCGGAGGCCGAGACCGAAGGGACCGACGCGACCGAGGCGGAGCGCTGGGCGGTCTGCCCGAGCACCGACGCGGAGCCCTCCCTGGCCATCGCGGACGTCTTCGGCGACGCGCGCCCCGAGATCGTGGTGGGCTGCCCCAACGGCTGGCACGTGCTCGGGCTGACCTCGCGCGGGCCCCAGCGCATCGCGGTGTTCTCGATCGCGCCGAGCCCGGCCGAGCAGCGGGCGCGCGTCGGTCGCGCCGCGTTCGGAGACGTCGACGGGGACGCCACCGTCGATCTCGTGCTCCCGCTCGCGTTCGAGAGCGAGGCGGGCGCGACGCGCGGCGGTGGCCTCTGGTGGGTCCCGCGCGACGGCTTCGGGGGCATCCGCGAGCCGGTCGCCCTCGCGCCGATCGCGGCGGTGGACGTGGCGATCGCCCCGCTCGACGGCTCGGCCGGAGCGGAGATCGTGGCCATGAACCGCACCAACGCCCTCGCGCAGCTGCCGAGCGAGGCCTGGGTCTTCGGCGGCGGGCCGGCCCCGGCGCGCTCGGCCGCGCTCGTGCTCGGGCTCGGCGGCGCGATGGTGCAGCTGGGCGACCTCGACCGCGACGGACAGACCGACGTGGTGGCGCTCTCGCGGGGGCGCATCGATCTTCACTTCGGAGACGGGACGGGCTTCCCCCGCAGCCACCGCTTCGACCTCGCCGGCGCGCGCGAGATCGCGCTCGGCGACGTCGACGGAGACGGCGGCGGCGACCTGGTCGTGCTCGGCGAGGGGGTCCGCTGGATCCGCGCCGGCTCCCTCGAGGGCATGGAGCCGCGCGGCGTCGACGGCGTCCCGGCCACGCTGCGCGGGCTGCAGGTCCTCGACGTGAACGGCGACGGCAAGGTCGACCTGACGGGCTGGGATCACCCGCGCCTCGTCGTGCTCGAGCACACGGGCGAGGTCGACTTCGTGCCGCGCGACGCCCTGACGCTGTCCGGAGGCCCGTTCGGCCCGCGGCGCCACCGCATCGTCGATCTGGACCACGACGACCAGGCCGACGACGTCGCGCTGCTCGGCACGACGAGCGGCGAGGGCGCCCAGCTCGAGCTGGTGCTGGTGACGGACGCGCTCGACGGCGCCGCGATCGCCCCCGCTGGCGAGGCGCGCGACGTGCCGAACGCCCCCCTGGTGCTGCGCGCGCACCTGCACTGAGCGATCGAGCACCGCGTCCCGGATGCGCCCCCGCGGCGCACCGGGGGCGAATCGCCCCGCGTCCGGACCCCCGCATCTCGACAACGCGTGGCTCCTGGCATGGCACACGCCCTGCTTCGTCGCCGTGACTCCCAACGTCGCCCAGCCCCTTCGGGACATGGCCGCGCTCGCGGAGGAGCCCGCGCGAGCGCTCCCCAGCCTGACCCCGCTCGAGGCGCTCTTCGGCGCGCTCGGGACCGCCGCCGAGCCGGACGCCGCCGCGCGTGAGCTGATCGCCCTCCTCGAGGCCGAGCCCGTCCTGCGGGAGGGCGTGCTCGTCTACGTCGGGCGCCTCTGCCGGAGCGTGCGGTCCTGGGCGGCGCTCGCCGACCTGAGCCTGCTCCCCGCCCACGGCCTCCTCGCGGAGATGCAAGACCGGCTGACCGCGAAGATCCTGCCGTCGCACCGTCCTCCGCACGACCTCATCGAGGTGCTCGACGAGATCGGGCAGGGGCGGGGCGCGTCCCTCTGGGCGGAGCGGACGAGCGACGACGCGCTCATCGCCCTCTGTCGCGCGCTCCTGCCCGAAGACGAGGCCTCACGGCAGACCCTCGTGCACGGCTCGTTGCGCGCGATCGAGCTCCTCTCACACCGCCTCGCCGCCACGGGCGAGGAGCCGCACCTCGCCCTCTTCGCCGAGGGCGGCGGCGATCACGAGTCGCCGTTCCTGGCCCAGGCGCACGAGGTGGTCCGGTTCACGGCCGCGCGTCGCGAGCAGCGCGACGACGCCGACCCCGCGCACGCGTTCGTGCTCCTTCGGCAGTGCGAGGACGAGACCGCGCGCATCGAGCGGCGCATCCCGCAGAGCGGCGCGACCATCCGGCTCACCTACGAGCTCGAGCGGATGAGCGACCTGATCGCGCGCCTGCGTCTCCTGCTGACCACGCTCTCTCCCGACCCCGAGGTCGCGTGGCCGGCGCGGATCACGCTGCTCCGGCAGCTCCTCCGCGCGCGCATCGAGTCGCAGCGGGTGCTCCCCGTCGTGCGGCGCGGGCTCCACCTCGTGGCGGCGGAGATCGTCTCGCACGCGGGCCGCGCGGGCGGCTCCTACATCACGCGGACACGCGGCGAGTACATGCGCATGTGGCGCGCGGCGGCGGGGGCGGGCGCGCTCGTGGCGCTGGCCGCCGTGTTCAAGGTCGGGCTCGGCGCCTGGAAGGCCCCCCTGGTGATCGAGGCCTTCCTCTTCAGCCTCAACTACGCCGCGTGCTTCGTCGCGGTGCAGATGCTGGGCTTCACCATCGCGACCAAGCAGCCCGCGATGACCGCGGCCGCGCTGTCGGAGAACGTCGACGGCCAGCGCGACGACCACACCCGCCTCGTCGAGACCATCGTCTGCCTCTCGCGCAGCCAGCTCGCGGCCATCCTCGGCAACGTGCTCGTCGCCTTCCCG contains:
- a CDS encoding ATP-binding protein — encoded protein: MPERTPPSPPQPPASRSSVLAAAFDALREGVVWADAQGRVVGANPAARRLLFAEDVTPPEETILGASINDLLRGAWEPGEDGEAQLRREERVLEVRFVRLEEGTCALLRDVTDAHLVREAARRERFLARVSDVFAETSALEAVLPRIAELAVPEVADWCAVDRVRDGALERVVIRHVDPAAEANAHEMARRWPPSLERSPKARSVIETREAYFAQEIPDAMLSHAAEDEDHLRALRALSLGSVIITPLVEADRVVALCTFASESERRFSGADVEMARELTRRAALALDNAFLTNEARDAEQRFRGLFETQMAPLILGDHAGNITDANDAFLHLVGYSREELEAGVIRWRALTPDEYVRLDDAALSELEQSGRFAPFEKEYIAKDGTRVPILLGGAHLGDGSRNILCYVLDLRTQRRLEEQRSRSQRALAEAAVAMTSARTLGEALQVITDAARAAIGAHQAITSMTRNQRWGQAITAVSLSERYAAYREYDTPPDGSGIYAMICERNETARMTQAELEAHPRWRGLGEHAAEHPPMRGWLAAPLVDRDGENLGLIQLSDKLDDEEFDASDEDLLVSLAHMASVSVETHMLLDALRAERDRATAASRVKDDFLAMLGHELRNPLAPMRTALELMDMGAPAFEDERRILRRQVDHMSRLVDDLLDISRITRGTLTMELAPVRLQDVIDRAIELASPLLEARSHHLTHDVDGDAWVKGDAHRLAQVASNLLTNAAKYTPPGGRVVVATRAQGERAILSVTDDGEGIAPELLPELFEAFVQRSRSFDRADGGLGLGLTIVRHLVEAMGGEVELKSEGLGAGTTALVSLPRIDPPPHAVSLAPRAPTVSTSLRVLVVDDNEDAAFLLQRALRRRGHEALVAYDGPSALELAATSPPDVALLDLGLPVMDGLELATRLRAAHPATLLVAVTGYGQQQDRERSAAAGFAHHLVKPIDLEGLLRLLGTHAAHSGSGSTA
- a CDS encoding DUF427 domain-containing protein produces the protein MERIEPGPGRESVWDYPRPPRVEPVAETVKVVHGGGVLAESRRALRVLETSHPPTYYIPASDVAMQRLMCVAGKTSFCEFKGTAQYWALTDDPERIVAWSYASPSSGFEAIADHLCFYASQVDEAWVGDEQAKAQASDFYGGWITSKVVGPFKGPPGTSGW
- a CDS encoding DUF4234 domain-containing protein, which encodes MTRRDSWVPPVLTLVTCGIYYFYWQFVTTDELKRVTGREDLNPVLDLIITLLCCGFWGIYVQYRNVQVVHQVFEARGQRHEDRAAFVLILHALAVLNGFTGLFAMMIVQDELNKLATGPTTF
- a CDS encoding CPBP family intramembrane glutamic endopeptidase; its protein translation is MRALLMLFWNPEERRLRAALRLLAVLLLTVLFVLPGGIAHYFLRPILDPAAAPAGFALFASWQAGAVLAAVAIGARFLDRRPLADMGLHVRKRSYAHDFGFGFALGGALIGAILAVEVGFGLSSVRVADPSWEGMPRAALTPVALVLFAGVSFNEELLFRGALLTNAAEGFTSRLWSRPTAWALATVVSSVVFGAAHMGNPDATAVSTSNIALAGVFLATGYLVTGELALPLGLHLSWNWIQAVFGMPVSGNDFDWCAALVREVHGPVWLTGGDFGPEAGVTGLVAIVVGTLAIYGWARWTRGPLRVRAGR
- a CDS encoding matrixin family metalloprotease encodes the protein MRELLAAILTLSAWSASTAHAYRTSQDSLFNQRNGITGRVAFEPLPVRYSIFRGPPGLAVADVERATRAAFETWTLPACSALRVDGGGFGGAAAIYGDDRNVVEWVEDGSWGARGFSQFTIGVTTSQFLRVSDRWTFDESDMELNADDFRWVIDGGTSDADPVDVQGLVVHEAGHFFGLLHSCDPSASDGAPACADGAEPETMWPRYTGENQRTLEPDDVDGICFLYPAPGCDVSGCPAGERCLDGACVALDAGLPRDAGRTRVDGGREPDGGAPPDAGLPGGAEGGCGCRTAGGSRPGLLALFALLWPVARLRRSR